CATATAAAACATCTGCCATGCTTCCCCTTTAAGCATAGATATTCTTTCCCATCCTTTACTTTCAGTAACTGCTCGATATGCTTTTTCCATAGCAAGATAGGGATTTAACCCTTGATCCTCTTTCCATTCTTCTATTGTCCATTCCTTTGGTTCATCAAATCCTTGGCAAAATTCAAATTTAATTAATCTATACTTTCCCTCATTAGGAGTTTGTTCGATGGGATAAGCACGGCATGGCCAAGGTCTGTCTGAATAGATTATACATCCCTCAGGGGTAACAAAAGGGCAACTTTTTTCCTCATTATCTCGCATTTTAAGAAGTACTAATGGAAGACCCTTTTGTCCTTTCCTAGGTAAAGTATATTTTAATAAAAATTCTTCAGAAGATATACCAAGAGCCTTTTTCATACGCATAACATCATAAGGCATCAACCATATATTTACATTTTTGCAACACTTAGTATAGCAAGAAAGCCCTTTATGACAAGCAAAACGAAATTTACTATTTGTAGTCAGAAGTGTTTCCATTTTTTCCATTTTTATGCAAGTAATTTTTGAATCTTCTGTGCTATTACACCGACAGAAAATGGTTTTTCTACTAGTTCTTCTGCTCCAATTTCTTCAAGGGATAAACCGCCATGATTATATCCAGTCATTAAAATAATCTTAACATCAGGTTTTTTTACTTTAATTTTTTTCGCCAATTTAATACCAGAAGCTTTAGGCATTACAATATCTAAAACCACTAAATTAATTTCTTTTTCATGTTCTACAAAAACTAACCAACCTTCTTCTCCATCTTGAGCTTGAAATACTTTATAACCCAATTCTTCAAGAAATTCTTTAAAAACTTTTACTAACTCTTCCTCATCTTCTACAATCAAAATACCTTTTTCTTGCGCCTTTTCAAATGTTTCTAATGTTTCGGCACTTTTAGTTTTGATTAATGGAAAGTATATTTTAAATTCAGCTCCTTTACCTACATCACTTTCCACTACAATATAACCATTAACTTGTTTAACAATACCATAAACAGTAGCTAAACCCATCCCTGTTCCTTTATCTGGACCTTTGGTAGTAAAAAAAGGATCAAAAATACGGTGTTGTATCTCTTTAGGAATACCCTCACCTGTATCTTTAACACTAAGACATATATATTCACCTGACTTCATAAAAGGATATCGTTTTATTTCTTCTTCCCCAACCATTTCTTCTGTAAGTCTAATGTATATATCTCCTCCTTCAGGCATAGCATCACAGGCATTAGTAGCTAGATTTAAAATTACCTGTTGAATTTGAGTTGGATCAGCTTCAATTTTAGAATTTGAATGAATATCTAAATGAATATTAATATTTTCAGGAATAGTTCTTTTTAATAATTTTACTGTTTCTTTTACTAGAGGAGCTAATACAAATTTTTGTTTTTCAACTATAGATTGTCGAGCAAATGTTAAGAGTTGTTCAATAAGTTGATGAGTCTGATTACAAGCATCAATCAAACCAGAAAAGTATTTATAATGAGGGCTTTTTTCATCAATTTGCATAGCAATAAGCTGAGCATAACCCATAATAATCATAAGTAAATTATTAAATTCATGAGCAATACCTGAAACCATAGTACCAATAGTTTCATAGCGTTGTGAAAGAAATTGGCTTGTTTCTTTTAATTTTTTTTCTAAAGCGAGTTTTTGCAATAATTCAGGGAGCCAATCAATATTACTTATGTCTAAGAAATTTATTTGAGAAAGTTTTTTATCTAAAATTTCATGAGAAATTTTTTTATTTTGTTCAAAATTGATAATAATATCCAGACTTTCATCCTCTAAAAAAGGTCTATAATCCTCTTTTATAGAAATACCTAATTCTTGAGCAAGAGGTATAGCTGGAGCATTTAAATCTTTTTCTACCAAAGCTGTGATTTTTAAAAAAGAATTGCGAAATTCTTTAATAAATTTTAATAACGATAAACATTTTTCATTACCACCGATAATTACGCTTTTTAAAATCACCTTAATTTCCTTCCTTTAAAAGATTTTTAGAATTAAAAAAGGACATTGCTTTCTCTAATCCTTCTGTTATTATTTTTGTTAATGCAATACAAACTTGCTTAAAAATAATTTTTAACTCTTCTTTTTCTTTCGAAGAAAATTCACCCAATACATAATTAATTGCATTTTTTGTTGGTGGACGTCCAATACCAATTTTTAATCTAGGTATATTTTTTGTTTTAAGATAATCTTGAATAGAACTTACACCTTTGTGTCCACCACTTCCTCCTCCCTTTACTATTTTTATCTTACCCCACGAAATATCCATATCATCGTGAATAATTAAAATTTGTGAAGGAGAGATTTTAAAATAAGACATAAGCCATAAAGCTGCTTCACCACTGAGATTCATAAAAGTAAGAGGTTTTGCCACTATTATTTCATGTGTTTTTATTTCTGTTTTTCCCCACCATGTTAAGGAATTTTCATTTTCTTCTTTTAAACCATACAATGAAATTAAACTATCAATTGCCATAAATCCCATGTTATGTCTTGTTTTAAAATAAGCATTTCCTGGATTTCCTAAGCCTAAAAGGAGCTTAATAGTTTCAATCACTCTAAACAGCAGCTTCTTCTTTTTCTTCTTCAACAGCTTCTTCTGCTTCAGGAGCTACTATTGTTACTATTGGCACCTGTGGGTCTTCTTCTATTTTTACACCTTCAGGTAAGGTAATATCTGCTACATAAATAGAATCTCCAATATCTAAATGGCTTACATCTATTTCAATATGTTCAGGTAATAAATGAGGTAATGCAGAAACACTTAATTCCCTTAAATGCTGCTCAAGTACACCACCTTTTTCTAACCCTTTAGGTTTACCTACAATAGAAATAGGTATATCCATCGTCAGTTCTTTATCCATAGCTACTTCGTAAAAATCCACATGAATTATTTGATCTGTTATTGGATGTAAATCCACATCTTTTATTAAGACTTTTTTCCTTTGAGAAGATTCTCCGTTTACGACTTCTAAATCAATAAATGAAGTTCCTTTTTGGGTTAAAATTTTTAAAAGCTGAGAAAGTTCAACAGCAATAGGAATAGGTGAAGTACTTGGACCATAAATAATGGCTGGAATAAAACCTTGACGACGAAGTTTCTTTGCTACTTCCTTACCTGTTTTTTTTCTTATTTGAGCTTTCAGTAAATTTTCCACATCTACCTCCTTTATACAAACAATGTGCTAATAGATGTTTCCTCATGAATACGTTTTATTGCCTCCCCTAAAAGTGAAGCTACAGATAATACTTCAATTTTTTCACAGTTTTTAGCTTTTTCTCTTAATGGAATAGTATTTGTTACTACAAGTCTTTTAATAGGGGATTTCATAAGACGCTCTAAAGCTGGCCCTGAAAGCACAGGATGAGTACAACAAGCATAAACTTCTTTTGCTCCCCTTTCTAAAAGCACATGAGCAGCTTCAGTAAGAGTACCAGCTGTATCTACCATGTCATCTAAAATAATAACTGTTTTTTCTTTAATATCGCCGATAACATTTACAGCTTCTGCTATATTAGGAGCATCACGTCGTTTATCAATGATAGCAAGATTTGCTCCCAATCTTTTAGCAAAAGCCCTAGCCCTTTCTACTCCACCAGCATCTGGTGAAACAATAGTTAAATTGTCTTTAAAATGCTGTTTAATATAATCTAACATTACTGGTGCTGCAAAAAGATGGTCAACAGGGATATTAAAAAAGCCTTGAATTTGGCCAACGTGTAAATCCATGGAAAGTACTCTATCAGCTCCAGCTGTAGTGATTAAATCTGCCACTAATTTAGCTGTAATGGGTACTCTAGGTTTTACTTTTCGGTCCTGACGTCCATATCCATAATAAGGAATTACAGCTGTAATACGTCTAGCTGAAGCCCTTTTTAAAGCATCAATTATAATAAGAAGTTCCATTAAATTGTGATTAACAGGTGGACAAGTAGATTGAATAACAAATACATCCTTTCCTCTTACATTTTCACCTATCTCTACTCTTGTCTCTCCATCACTAAAAGTACCAACTAATGCTTTCCCTATTGGAATACCTAAATAATCAGCAATTTCTTTAGATAACACTGGATTAGCATTTCCACTAAAAAGTACTAAATTATCCATTTTAAAACCCTATAAAACAAAAAAATGGCTGGGGTGGGAGGATTCGAACCTCCGAATGCGGGATCCAAAGTCCCGTGCCTTACCGCTTGGCGACACCCCAGTTTATAAACCTTTTACTAAAAAACTCTGCCAATTTTTTGGCAATTTCAAAGCACTTTTTACTGCCAAAGCCTCTTTTTTATTTTTAAATACAGCTATTACACTTCCCCCACTTCCACTCATTATTACATGTTTAGCTCCAGCCACTTTTAGCCGCTCTTTAGCCACTTGAACCTCTGGAAACTCTTTTTTTACTCCAGTTTCTAAATCATTTTGTAGATGTTTTATAATATCTTGTGCACATATTATTTTAGTTTGAAATTTCTCCCTTGTCAATCTTACCTGCTGATAAGCCCAGGCTGTAGAAATTTTTATAGGAGGTAAAACAATAATATACCAAAATAATAATGAAAAAGGTAAAAATTTCAATTTTTCGCCCCTTCCAGTAGCAATTGCTGTCTTTTTAAAGATAAAAAATGGCACATCACTCCCTAATTCAGCAGCCATTTTAGATAATTCATTTAAAGAAAAAGGTTCTGCTAAAAGAGTATTTAATCCTAAAAGGGTATTAGCAGCATCACTACTTCCTCCTCCTAAACCAGCAGCAATTGGAATGTTTTTTATAAGATGAATATTAGCTCCTAAAGGTTTTTTAAAAAAAGAAAAAAATAATTTTGCTGCTTTGTAAATTAAATTATTTTTTTCCAAAAACAAATCATTATTATTTATAATCGTAAGGGTAATTTTTTTGTCTGATGTTAGCTTTATAAAAATAATATCAAACAAACTTACTGGTTGCATAAGAGTAAAAATCTCATGAAATCCATTTAAACGTCTATTTAAAACTTTTAAGATTAAATTAACTTTTGCTGGAGCAAAGAAATAATCAGATTTCACTATCTTGAAGGCACCTGCACAGGAATAAAAATTGTCATATCTTGACGTCTTACAAGAAAAAGTAATATTTTGCCAGGTTTTGCTTGTTGGATAATCTTGTAATAATCTTCAAGATTCTTTATTGATTTACGATTAATTTCAAGGACAATATCACCTCTTCTCAAACCTGCCTCATCTGCAATGCTTCCTCTTTTTACCCATGTAATAATTACTCCCTCTTTTGTTTCTGCTACTTCTATACCTAAATAGCGGGATGTCATCTGTGGCTTTTTTGAAATACTTACTTCTTCTTTAAGCTCGCCAATAATCACTTTTAATGTTTTTATTTTACCATTTCGCCAAACTTTTATCTCTACTTTTTTACCTACAGGGGTCATAGCTACAAGACGGGGGAGTTGGTTCATTTCTTTAATAGAATGTCCATCATATTCAATTATAACATCACCTCTTTTTATACCTGCTTTATCAGCTGGACTACCAGGAGTAACATCTCCTACTAAAGCTCCTTTTGGTTCTTTTAAACCTAAAGCTTGAGCTAATTTAGGTGTTACCTCTTGCACTACTACACCAAGCCAACCCCGAATTACTCGATGATGTTTTTTTAATTGAGCAACAATAACTTTTGCCATATTAATAGGAATAGCAAAACCAATACCTTGTGCCTGAGCTACAATTGCTGTATTAATGCCTACTACTTCCCCTTTTAAATTAAGCAATGGACCACCACTATTACCTGGATTAATAGCTGCATCAGTCTGAAGAAAATTGTCATAAGGTCCAGCTCCTATAATCCTTTCTTTAGCACTTATAATGCCCACAGTGACAGTATGACCTAAACCAAAAGGATTACCAATAGCAATTACCCAATCACCTACTTGTAAAGTATCTGAATCACCAAGAGGTAAAGTAGGCAGATTTTTTGCATTGATTTTTAATAAAGCAATATCTGTTTTAGGATCTCTTCCAACTATTTCTGCTCTATATTCTTTTTGATTTAAAAGTTTAACCAAAATTTCAGTAGCTTTTTCCACCACATGATTATTTGTTAAAATATAACCTGATTCATCAAGAATAAAACCAGAACCTAAACTCCTTTGTTTAAGTTCCGGTTGAGGAATTTCACCAAAAAATTTTTCAAAAAATTCTCTAAATGGGTCTTCTTCACCAAATGGCCCAAAAAAATATTTAAAAACAGGACCTGGTCTTACTACTTTAACTGTACTAATATTAACTACGCTTTTACTTGCCTTTTTGACAATAGGAGAAAAGGTAGGAAGAAAATTTATTTTTTCTTTAACAGGATTTGCTGGAGAGTGATTTACAAATTGCATACCAGTGAGCCAAACAACACCAATAATAAAAGAACAAATACTTACCAATATTAATGACCACCAAGGAAATTTATATTTCATTTTTTCCTCCTATTTTTTGACCTGTTTTACATATTTGATCCGTAAGTCAAAAAGAATGTTGTTTAATAATCCTTCTTCTTCAGCATCTAGGTTGCCTTTTGTTTTTTCCTTAAGCATTTCTAAAATATCTATTGTTTGTTTAGCTAAAATTAGATTTTTTTTATATTCACCTGTAGAAGGATCAGGTATTTCTCCTAAATGCATAAGTGCCGATGAACTGAGAGAAACAATAAAAGTAGAAAAATTTACTGGGGGTAAAGATTCTTCTTTTTTTTCTACTGTTTCTTTTTTCTCTTCTTTAAAAATGCGTCTTTTATCTATTACTTTAAAGCCTTTCTCCTCTTCCATTTTTTCCCTCCACTTTCTATAATTCCAGGGCTACAGCTGACATTACATGAGGTAATGTTTTTATTTCTTCTAATACTGGCTTAGGTACAGGTATATTAGTAGAAAGCAAAATCAAAGTTTGTCCAGTAACTTCATCCTGTCCTACATGCATTCTGCCAATATTAATCTGATGTCGTCCCAAAACAGTACCAATATTACCAATAACGCCAGGTCTATCTACATTTTGAATCAAAAGCATATGACCTTCTGGTACAGCTTCTAGAGCAAAGCCATCTAAACGTACAATACGTGGCTTATTTTTACCAAAAATAGTACCTGTAATAGATTTTTTCTCGCCAGTTTCTGTATGTACTGTCAAAACAATAACATTAGTAAAATCTGTAGGAATTTCTCGTTTTGATTCTTTAACTTGAATTCCTCTTTCTGTTGCTAACAAAAGTGCATTAACAAAGTTTACTTGTTCTCCTAAGATAGGAGTAAGCAAACCTTTTAATGCAGCAATTTTAATAGGTTGAGTATCCGCTTTTGTAACTTCTCCTATATATTCTATTTCTACTTCCTTTATTGGGTCTTTTACTACTTGAGTATGAAACATTCCCATCTTTTCAGCTAATGTGAGATACGGACCTAAGGTAGCTAACAATTCTTGACTAATAGAAGGAACATTAACAGCATTACGCACAATTCCATGAATAAGATAATCAATTACTTGTTCAGCAATAGCAATAGCTACATTTGTCTGAGCCTCTTCAGTAGAGGCACCTAAATGAGGTGTACAGATTACATTATCTAATTGTAAAAGTGGATTATCTTTAGGAGGCTCTTCTTCAAAAACATCTAATGCTGCTCCAGCTACCTTTCCACGAATTAAAGCATCATATAAATCTGATTCTTTAACAATACCACCCCTTGCACAATTTATAATCATAACACCGTCTTTCATTTGAGCAAATGCCTTTTTATCTACTAAATACTTTGTTTCAGGAGTAAGAGGAGTATGAATAGTGATAAAATCTGCTCTTTGATAAAGTTCTTCTAATGGGACTAGTTCCACGCCTAATTTTTCTGCCATCTCTGGACGAACAAAAGGATCATAAGCAATAACTTCCATCTTTAATCCTTTTGCTCTATCTGCTACAATACTACCAATACGACCTAAACCAATAATGCCTAAAGTCTTTCGATAAAGTTCGCGTCCTTGAAATCTTTTCTTTTCCCATTTTCCTGCTTTAAGAGAGGCTGTTGCTTGAGGAATATTTCTTGCAAGAGCCATAAGGAGAGCAATAGTATGCTCTGCAGTAGTGACAACATTACCCTCAGGTGCATTCATTACAACAATACCTTTCTTAGTAGCTGTTTTTATATCCACATTGTCTAAACCAATACCTGCACGTCCAATAACCTTTAAATTTTTAGCGGCATCAATAAGCTCAGCTGTAACTTTTGTAGCACTGCGAATAATTAGAGCATGAGCTTCCTTAACTCTTTCTTTCAATTCTTCAGGAGAAAGAGAAGTGGCTAATTCTACTTCAAACTCAGGCACTCTTTCAAACAATTCAATACCTTTAGGAGAAATATTATCACTAATAAGGATCCTATACTTCATCTTTTATCTCCTTATGAAGTAAGGAAAATTTTTTGCATAGTTTTTACGCCTATACCTGGCGTTAAAGAATATCCTAACTCAATTAATACTCGTTCTAAAGCAGCAATTACCATTATTAAATCTTGTTCATCTACATAGCCCATATGAGAAATACGAAAGATTTTTCCTTTAAGTTTAGCCTGACCACCAGCAATAATAATACCATATGCCCGTAAACGTTTCACTATCTCTTGAGCATCAATACCTTTTGGCGCTAAAACAGCAGTTAAAATTTCTGAAGGATTTTCTTTTGTAAAAAGCTCTAATCCCATAGCCTCTATTGCCTTTTTTACAGCTAAAGAAAAACGTTGATGTTTAGCAATAATATTTTCAAGACCTTCTTCTTTAATGCGCTTTAAATTCTCTCTTAAACCCAAAATTAATGAAACAGCAGCAGTATAAGCAGTTTGATTTTTAGCTAAACTTTTTCTTTCTTTAAGGAAGTCAAAATAATATCTAGGCAATTGTGCCTTTTTTACAAATTGCCAAGCTTTATCACTTAAACATACAAAGGCTAATCCTGGTGGTAGCATTAAAGCCTTTTGAGAACCAGCAACAACAACATCTAAATACCATTCATCTGTTCTAATTTCCATCGCTCCTAAAGCAGAAATAGCATCAACTACAAGAATAGTATCCTCTTTCTGATGAATAATTTCTCCAATTTCTTTTAATGGAAATTTTACACCAGTGGAGGTTTCATGAGCTTGAATAAATACTGCCTTTATCTCAGGGTGTTTCTCTAATGCTTCAGCAATCTGAGCAATCTTTACACATCTTCCCCATTCAATATCTATATTAATGGTTTTTACTCCATATGCTTCACAAATCTCTGCCCAACGTTCACCAAACTTCCCTGCTCTTACAACTAAGGCTGTATCTCCTGAAGAAAGAGTATTAGTTACTGCTCCTTCCATAGCACCAGTACCAGTAGAGGCAAATATTAAAACATCATTTTTTGTTTGAAACACATACTTTAAGTCTTCTTTTACTTCAGCAAGAATAGAGGCAAATTGTGGCGAACGATGGTGGAGAATGGGTACTGCCATTGCCAATAAAGTTTCTGGTGGTACTGGAGTTGGACCCGGAGTAAAAAGATAATATTTTTTCATCTTTCTTCTCCAAAAAAAGTAGAGTAAACATTTAACACCCCATAATTAGAATGTCAACGATTTATGTTGCCTTTTTGTTATTAAAATGATAAATTAAAATAATGACTGTTATTAGTTTAATTCTTATTCTTTTTTTAATTATTAATCAGGTTTTAGCAGAAGAAGCTGTTTATGTAGGAATGGAAAAATGCAAGCCATGTCATTCTGCATATGTAGAAGCATATTCTGGATTTAAACGTTCTAGAAATTTTCGTATTTTAGAAATGAGAGGAAAAGAACATGACCCTCAATGTTTGCCATGTCATACTACTGGATATGGAGAACCAGGAGGATTTATTAGTGTAGAAAAAACTCCTCATCTTAAAAATGTTCAGTGTGAAGTTTGCCATGGGCCTGCCAGCCTTCATATAAAAGCCAAAACTATGGAAGAAAAAAGAAAAACAATAAAGATTCCTAAAAATCTTTGTACTAAATGCCATACACAACACGGACACAGAGAATATTAGTTTTAAAGTGAAAAAATTATTTCAAAGTTTAAGTACTAAACTAACTTGTAGTATCGGTTTGGCTTTAGTCATTAGTTTAGTTATTTTTACTTATAGAGACTTAAAAAAATTTGAAAATGTTTTTCTAGAAGAAGCAAGAAAAAAAGCTCTAGATATTACTGATACTGTTATGAAAAGTATAGAATATCCTATGCTTGATGGTGAAATGGAAGATGTACAAGCTATTTTAGAAAGAGTTAATGCTTTAAAAGATTTACGTATAATTCATCTTTGTGATCCAGATGGCGTAATTAAATATAGTGGAACATTTAAAAGAATAGGAAAAAAAACTAAATCTGAGATTACATTAAAAGTTTTGCGTGACTATACACCAGCAAAAGGAGTAGAAACATGGTTAGGGGAAGCAAAGGTTTTTCGATATGCTGTACCTATAATGAATGAAAAAGCTTGTTATAAATGTCACGGTAGTAAAAAGAAAGTTTTAGGAGTATTGACTATTGGATTTGATTGGAATCCCGTTGAAGAGAAGCTCAGAATACATCGAAACAATCTTATTATTAATCTTTTTATTTCAACAATGCTGTTAATTGGGCTAATTACTGGATTACTTCATTATATGGTAATAATTCCTGTACAAAGGCTTACTAAAGCAGCTAAGGCTATTGCTAAAGGGAATTTAGGACAAGAAATACCAGTTACTAAGTCAAAGGATGAAGTTGGAGAATTGACTTTTGCCTTTCGTGAGATGCAAGCTAGTCTTATTAAGTTAACTACAGATTTAAAGGCTTCTAGTGAAGAATTGAAAAAGATGTATGATTTTCAAAAAAAACTTATTGAAAATTCAATTGATGGCATTGTAGCTACTGATGAAAAAAGAAATATTGTAATCTTTAATGAAAGAGCAGAAGCTATTTTTGGTTATTCTCAAGAAGAAGTTGTTGGTAAAATGAAAATAGATGAACTTTACCCTCCAGGAGTAAGCAAAAAGATTGAAAGAGTTTTATATGATGATAATTTTGGTGGAAGAGGAAGATTAGCTAATTATGAAACAGTGATTATAAATAAAAAGGGAGAACAAGTACCTGTATGGCTTTCAGCCGCTTTGATACATGGAGAAAATGGTAAAGAAATAGGTACTGTAGTGGTATTTAGAGACCTAACTGAAAGAAAAGAATTAGAAGAAAAAATCCTTCAATCAGAAAGATTGGCTACAATTGGTCGAGGTGTATCATACATAGGCCATGAAATTAAAAATCCTTTAATTATTATTGGAGGCTTTACTCAACAGGTACTTTATTCTACTAAGGATGAAAAAAATCGACAAAAACTACAAATTGTGTTAGAAGAAATTGAAAGATTAAATCAATTTCTTACAAGTATTAGTGATTTTACAAAATTTACAAAACCTCAATTAAGTATTTCTAATATTAATGATATTGTAA
This DNA window, taken from Candidatus Desulfofervidus auxilii, encodes the following:
- a CDS encoding PAS domain S-box protein, with the translated sequence MKKLFQSLSTKLTCSIGLALVISLVIFTYRDLKKFENVFLEEARKKALDITDTVMKSIEYPMLDGEMEDVQAILERVNALKDLRIIHLCDPDGVIKYSGTFKRIGKKTKSEITLKVLRDYTPAKGVETWLGEAKVFRYAVPIMNEKACYKCHGSKKKVLGVLTIGFDWNPVEEKLRIHRNNLIINLFISTMLLIGLITGLLHYMVIIPVQRLTKAAKAIAKGNLGQEIPVTKSKDEVGELTFAFREMQASLIKLTTDLKASSEELKKMYDFQKKLIENSIDGIVATDEKRNIVIFNERAEAIFGYSQEEVVGKMKIDELYPPGVSKKIERVLYDDNFGGRGRLANYETVIINKKGEQVPVWLSAALIHGENGKEIGTVVVFRDLTERKELEEKILQSERLATIGRGVSYIGHEIKNPLIIIGGFTQQVLYSTKDEKNRQKLQIVLEEIERLNQFLTSISDFTKFTKPQLSISNINDIVNEVHNLIELELKDKQIKFVKSLDPHIPESLLDIKQIKQVLLNIIKNSIEAMPGGGNLTVITTLKNDHILIKIKDTGKGISAENLKKIFDPFFTTKPKGSGLGLAISKKIIEAHKGKIFFESELGKGTTCVISIPIER